The proteins below come from a single Deinococcus roseus genomic window:
- a CDS encoding zinc-dependent alcohol dehydrogenase, with amino-acid sequence MTSPITQAAYLTAKETFEVGPSPELQALKAGEVRIRVLSVGVCGSDIHMYQDYRIGDTSIKTPLILGHEFCGEITEVAPEARGGDHQILRVGDRVAVEPHVACGHCRQCEEGHPNLCPHHTFLGVYPHHGALQDSMTVPAKNCFILPDEVSNDAGALLEALGVSLHAVRLGQVDVGDRVAVIGAGPIGLLLTKLLALSGVTQLTVIEPLAWRRKAAEQWGATDTHEASYTMGGDYDVVFEAAWAGPAVQLGAELCRPGARLVLVGIPGDDRCEVQHALARRKGLTLVFARRMKHTYPACIRLVQTGQIRLEEIVSHIYPLSEVQEAFRTHAELLPEVLKVVVRVGAPTENA; translated from the coding sequence ATGACCTCGCCCATCACCCAGGCTGCTTACCTGACTGCGAAGGAAACCTTCGAGGTCGGTCCTTCCCCAGAACTTCAGGCTTTAAAAGCGGGAGAAGTGCGGATTCGGGTGCTGAGTGTGGGGGTGTGCGGCAGTGACATCCACATGTACCAGGATTACCGCATTGGAGACACCAGCATCAAAACCCCCCTGATTCTGGGCCACGAATTCTGCGGTGAAATCACCGAAGTGGCCCCAGAAGCCAGAGGGGGAGACCACCAGATTCTGCGTGTTGGGGACCGCGTTGCCGTGGAACCCCACGTGGCCTGCGGTCACTGCAGACAGTGCGAGGAGGGGCACCCCAACCTGTGCCCCCACCACACTTTTTTAGGGGTGTATCCGCACCACGGAGCTTTGCAGGACAGCATGACGGTCCCGGCAAAGAACTGCTTCATTCTTCCTGATGAGGTCAGCAACGATGCCGGAGCTTTGCTGGAGGCTCTGGGTGTGTCCCTGCATGCTGTGCGTCTGGGACAGGTGGATGTGGGGGACCGGGTGGCCGTGATCGGTGCTGGCCCCATTGGACTTTTGCTGACCAAACTGCTGGCCCTTTCTGGCGTGACCCAATTGACGGTGATTGAACCCCTGGCGTGGCGCAGAAAAGCCGCTGAGCAGTGGGGCGCAACCGACACCCATGAAGCCTCCTACACCATGGGAGGCGATTACGACGTGGTTTTTGAAGCCGCATGGGCAGGCCCCGCCGTGCAACTGGGTGCAGAACTGTGCAGACCCGGAGCCCGTCTGGTGCTGGTGGGCATCCCCGGAGATGACCGGTGCGAGGTGCAACACGCCCTGGCCCGCAGAAAAGGCCTGACCCTGGTGTTCGCCCGCCGCATGAAGCACACCTATCCTGCCTGCATCCGTCTGGTGCAGACCGGACAGATCAGACTCGAAGAGATCGTGTCCCACATTTACCCTTTAAGTGAGGTGCAGGAGGCGTTCAGAACCCATGCAGAACTGCTGCCAGAGGTGCTGAAAGTGGTGGTGCGGGTGGGCGCTCCCACAGAGAACGCCTGA
- a CDS encoding arabinan endo-1,5-alpha-L-arabinosidase has product MTFWKKPLKNLALLGTLLLGGHGMTQGTTQGLTGDLGAHDPGIFKDGDTYYVFSTGDPMYAGGNIQVRASKDLKDWQKLGSVLDEQPDWIMPELFVVPNLWAPEVYKKDGVYYLYYAASHFGTNESAIGLLTNTTLDPKNPNYKWQDRGMVLRSMAGMDNWNAIDPARLDTPDGRSWLAFGSFWDGIKMRELDPSTGLLLNSNPEIYKLASRGGGAIEAPALLERDGYYYLFVSFDRCCAGLDSTYKMMVGRSRTITGPYLDRNGKDMAEGGGSLLLETTGRFVGPGGQSVYKDGDRYLLAHHFYDGDLMGSITLQVTELQWDRDGWPSVNPGDYEASQ; this is encoded by the coding sequence ATGACCTTCTGGAAAAAACCCCTGAAAAACCTCGCCCTGCTGGGCACCCTGCTTTTGGGAGGACATGGAATGACACAGGGAACAACACAGGGACTGACAGGCGATCTGGGCGCACACGACCCAGGAATCTTCAAAGACGGCGATACCTATTATGTGTTCTCCACGGGAGACCCGATGTACGCTGGGGGCAACATTCAGGTTCGGGCCTCAAAAGACCTCAAGGACTGGCAAAAACTCGGTTCGGTGCTGGATGAGCAGCCCGACTGGATCATGCCCGAGCTTTTCGTGGTGCCCAATTTGTGGGCCCCCGAAGTCTACAAAAAAGACGGCGTGTATTACCTGTACTACGCAGCCAGCCACTTTGGCACCAACGAGAGCGCCATAGGACTCCTGACCAACACCACCCTGGACCCCAAAAATCCCAATTACAAATGGCAGGACAGAGGCATGGTGCTTAGAAGCATGGCAGGCATGGACAACTGGAACGCCATTGACCCTGCCCGTCTGGACACCCCGGACGGACGCTCCTGGCTGGCCTTTGGATCTTTCTGGGACGGCATCAAAATGCGTGAACTGGACCCCAGCACGGGCCTTTTGCTGAACAGCAACCCAGAGATTTACAAGCTTGCCTCCAGAGGCGGCGGAGCCATCGAAGCGCCTGCCCTGCTGGAACGGGACGGGTATTACTACCTGTTCGTGTCTTTTGACCGCTGCTGCGCGGGACTGGACAGCACCTACAAGATGATGGTGGGCCGCTCCAGGACCATTACCGGACCTTACCTGGACAGAAACGGCAAGGACATGGCAGAAGGTGGCGGAAGCTTGCTGCTGGAAACCACCGGGCGTTTTGTCGGTCCTGGTGGGCAATCTGTTTACAAAGACGGAGACCGTTACCTGCTGGCCCACCACTTCTACGATGGTGACCTGATGGGCAGCATCACCCTGCAAGTCACGGAACTGCAGTGGGACAGAGACGGCTGGCCCTCCGTGAACCCCGGAGACTACGAGGCCTCCCAATGA
- the arfA gene encoding arabinosylfuranosidase ArfA, producing the protein MKTATIYLDTRRTISDISPYIFGGFAEHMGRCVYEGIYDPKSPLSDENGIRRDVMEALKELNFRSIRYPGGNFVSGYNWEDGIGPRENRPVKRDLAWRSIETNQFGTDEFMKVCSELGTEPMMAVNLGTGSIQDAANIVEYCNLEAGTKYSDLRIQNGSEQPYGVKFWCLGNEMDGPWQVGQLSAEDYSKKAVQAAKAMKLIDPSIQLIACGSSSSEMNSYPDWDRVVLEETWDQIDYLSMHYYAYNRDDDTGSYLGYTRLFEQHLNTIAATIQYVKAKKRSKKDVFISWDEWNVWYREMNGNGDWQQAPHILEEVYNLEDALVVAQWMNVFLKHADVLKMASLAQVVNVIAPIMTRTDGMFKQTIYYPFLAFSKHASGQALSLNVLSDTYETRKHGAVDVLDASASFDPEKHEGTVFLVNRNQNSETTTEIVFQSEAPRSVKVAYQLSGTDPKAQNSFEDPENLVMHTIAAPEVKDGKLVLSLPALSFTAVVLEF; encoded by the coding sequence ATGAAGACTGCCACCATTTACCTCGACACCAGAAGAACCATCAGTGACATCAGCCCCTACATTTTTGGTGGATTTGCCGAACACATGGGCCGCTGCGTTTACGAAGGCATTTACGATCCCAAAAGCCCCCTTTCCGATGAGAACGGCATCCGCAGAGACGTGATGGAAGCCCTGAAAGAGCTGAATTTCCGTTCGATCCGTTACCCGGGTGGGAATTTTGTGTCCGGGTACAACTGGGAAGACGGGATTGGACCCCGCGAGAACCGTCCAGTCAAACGGGATCTGGCGTGGCGCAGCATCGAAACCAACCAGTTTGGCACGGATGAATTCATGAAGGTCTGCTCTGAACTGGGGACCGAACCCATGATGGCCGTGAACCTGGGGACCGGCAGCATTCAGGACGCTGCCAACATCGTGGAGTACTGCAACCTGGAAGCGGGCACCAAATACAGCGACCTGCGCATCCAGAACGGCTCGGAGCAGCCTTACGGGGTCAAGTTCTGGTGCCTGGGCAACGAGATGGACGGCCCCTGGCAGGTGGGTCAGCTTTCTGCTGAAGATTACAGCAAGAAAGCCGTGCAGGCCGCCAAAGCCATGAAACTGATCGACCCTTCCATTCAATTGATCGCCTGTGGATCCAGCAGCAGCGAGATGAACAGCTACCCCGACTGGGACCGTGTGGTGCTGGAAGAAACCTGGGACCAGATCGATTACCTCTCCATGCACTACTACGCCTACAACCGCGACGATGACACCGGAAGTTACCTGGGTTACACCAGACTTTTCGAGCAGCACCTGAACACCATTGCTGCCACCATCCAGTACGTGAAGGCCAAAAAGCGCAGCAAGAAAGATGTGTTCATCTCCTGGGACGAGTGGAACGTCTGGTACCGCGAAATGAACGGCAACGGCGACTGGCAGCAGGCCCCCCACATCCTGGAGGAGGTCTACAACCTGGAAGACGCCCTGGTGGTGGCCCAGTGGATGAACGTCTTTTTAAAGCACGCCGATGTGCTGAAAATGGCTTCTCTGGCGCAGGTGGTCAATGTGATCGCTCCGATCATGACCCGCACGGACGGCATGTTCAAGCAGACCATCTACTATCCTTTCCTGGCTTTTTCAAAGCATGCCTCTGGTCAGGCGCTCAGTCTGAACGTGCTGTCTGACACCTACGAAACCAGAAAACATGGTGCGGTGGATGTGCTGGACGCCAGTGCCAGCTTTGACCCTGAAAAGCACGAAGGCACAGTGTTTCTGGTGAACCGCAATCAGAACAGTGAAACCACCACCGAAATCGTGTTCCAGAGCGAAGCCCCCAGAAGCGTGAAAGTGGCTTACCAGCTGTCTGGAACGGACCCCAAAGCCCAAAACTCCTTCGAGGACCCCGAAAACCTTGTGATGCACACCATTGCTGCCCCTGAAGTGAAGGACGGCAAACTGGTGCTCAGCCTGCCTGCACTGTCCTTCACGGCAGTGGTGCTGGAATTTTAA
- a CDS encoding carbohydrate ABC transporter permease, which produces MTVQAPKAAPRFKMPKETLRFVLLCIQALIFIAPLYWMLITAFKTDGDAIAQPVQWFPKNPTLENFDIILNTPDANILRWAWNSVFTSVAYTAAHLLVACLTAYPFARMQFKGKEQWFWFILASMMVPGIVILIPSYIMMIQFNWIDSYHVMIWPGVANVFGVFMMRQFFSSIPLELEEAARLDGANSLIIFFRIILPLSVPALVTLGVFSFLGAWNNYLWPQFMVHGDMLTLPVGIGNFTMRYGIEYGKLMAGATLTAIPVLIVYVFAQKYIEQGMTLTGLKE; this is translated from the coding sequence ATGACTGTACAGGCCCCCAAAGCAGCACCCCGTTTCAAAATGCCAAAAGAAACCCTGCGTTTCGTCCTGCTGTGCATCCAGGCCCTGATCTTCATTGCCCCGCTGTACTGGATGCTCATCACAGCCTTCAAAACCGACGGTGACGCCATCGCCCAGCCCGTGCAGTGGTTCCCCAAAAACCCCACCCTGGAAAACTTTGACATCATCCTCAACACCCCCGATGCCAACATCCTGCGCTGGGCCTGGAACTCGGTTTTCACCTCGGTGGCCTACACTGCAGCCCACCTGCTGGTGGCCTGCCTGACCGCCTACCCCTTCGCCCGCATGCAGTTCAAAGGCAAAGAACAATGGTTCTGGTTCATCCTGGCCTCCATGATGGTGCCTGGCATCGTGATCCTCATTCCCAGTTACATCATGATGATCCAGTTCAACTGGATCGACTCTTACCACGTGATGATCTGGCCTGGCGTGGCCAACGTCTTCGGGGTGTTCATGATGCGGCAGTTCTTCTCCTCGATTCCCCTGGAACTCGAAGAAGCTGCGCGTCTGGACGGAGCCAACAGCCTCATCATCTTCTTCAGAATCATCTTGCCCCTTTCGGTTCCTGCGCTGGTCACGCTGGGCGTGTTCTCCTTCCTGGGGGCCTGGAACAACTACCTGTGGCCCCAGTTCATGGTGCACGGCGACATGCTGACCCTGCCCGTGGGCATCGGCAACTTCACCATGCGCTACGGCATCGAGTACGGAAAACTGATGGCCGGAGCCACCCTGACTGCCATTCCCGTCTTGATCGTGTACGTGTTTGCCCAGAAGTACATCGAGCAGGGCATGACGCTGACGGGGCTGAAAGAGTGA
- a CDS encoding carbohydrate ABC transporter permease: protein MLKTATKPTVPRRSIFALNESNPLVPYLYLLPHAILFFVFFVFPIAYGVWISVHRWDPLNTITPFVGLQFYTNLFDIDKIQAQFFWKSVVNTSIFVVLSVPALVVVALVLAVQLQKPILFRGFFRTVFFSPGILSVSVVAILWRWVFDNGNGLINVVRRDVFNLPIINYMTDENIIWLPIVIATVWWTVGFNMNLYLAAMSGISQSYYEAAELDGANGFQKFWHITLPLLQPTTLFVAVTTVLASFNLYGQSVLMTNGGPSRMTQSVIHYITEEGFSNNQFSSATAMSFVFGLIMLVFTAIQFRMMAKDVTRSREK, encoded by the coding sequence ATGCTGAAAACCGCCACCAAACCCACCGTGCCCAGACGCAGTATTTTTGCCCTGAACGAATCCAACCCCCTGGTGCCCTACCTGTACCTGCTGCCCCATGCCATTCTGTTTTTTGTGTTCTTCGTGTTTCCCATTGCCTACGGGGTGTGGATCAGCGTGCACCGCTGGGACCCCCTCAACACCATCACTCCTTTTGTGGGGTTGCAGTTTTACACCAACCTTTTTGACATCGACAAAATTCAGGCGCAATTTTTCTGGAAAAGCGTGGTCAACACCAGCATCTTCGTGGTGCTCAGCGTGCCCGCCCTGGTGGTGGTGGCCCTGGTGCTGGCTGTGCAACTGCAGAAACCCATTTTGTTCAGAGGGTTTTTCCGCACGGTGTTTTTCTCTCCCGGCATCCTTTCGGTGTCGGTGGTGGCGATCTTGTGGCGCTGGGTCTTTGACAACGGCAACGGCCTGATCAACGTGGTCCGGCGTGACGTGTTCAATTTGCCGATCATCAACTACATGACCGACGAGAACATCATCTGGCTGCCCATTGTGATTGCCACCGTCTGGTGGACGGTGGGCTTCAACATGAACCTCTACCTCGCAGCGATGAGCGGCATCTCCCAGAGCTACTACGAAGCAGCCGAACTGGACGGGGCCAACGGATTTCAGAAGTTCTGGCACATCACCCTGCCCCTGCTGCAACCCACCACCCTCTTTGTGGCGGTCACCACCGTGCTGGCCTCTTTCAATCTGTACGGCCAGAGTGTCCTGATGACCAACGGAGGCCCAAGCCGCATGACCCAGTCGGTGATCCACTACATCACCGAAGAGGGCTTTTCCAACAACCAGTTTTCCTCGGCCACCGCGATGTCTTTTGTGTTCGGTCTGATCATGCTGGTCTTCACGGCCATCCAGTTTCGCATGATGGCCAAAGACGTGACCCGCAGCAGGGAGAAATGA
- a CDS encoding ABC transporter substrate-binding protein produces MKRSIIVLSCLLSATAFAVDNTYSGPKVELTFIHGYTASDRIDMENLVKKFNESHPNVVVKASAVAWGTTYQQIGPLVAAGKAPDVLAMTENVINNFVAKNAVAEITAADIKKLGIKSSNYYKNLWQGGLYKGKVFGIPFSQVSVVMFYNQNLLDKYGIKKIPKTMKEFLAAAQKCTVDQGGKHPGEAGFDQAKLATYGWGVSHNAAGALFTAYGAIRSFGANTVDKDFNPDFNSPEAVKAIQTYVDFVNKSQVSPAKLTDDTAIADFRGGKSCFNTNGAWMYNFYSDAKNIKLGVAFPPALGSKPAAWGAHTHLVLPRQKDSYDANKRQAALEFIRFMTEKEQMLAFTESGALPTQPAVANDPRYAKNPFAPIKNNLKNIYIPTGWPWVDQVQNAMFLAVENAILGKKSVQDALNDGVKEAQKNVDEARQSLGL; encoded by the coding sequence ATGAAAAGAAGCATCATTGTCCTGAGCTGCCTGCTGAGCGCCACCGCCTTCGCCGTAGACAACACCTACAGCGGCCCCAAAGTTGAACTCACCTTCATTCACGGTTACACCGCCTCCGACCGCATCGACATGGAAAACCTGGTGAAGAAATTCAACGAAAGCCACCCCAATGTGGTGGTCAAAGCCAGTGCCGTGGCCTGGGGCACCACCTACCAGCAAATTGGCCCCCTGGTTGCCGCAGGCAAAGCCCCCGATGTGCTCGCCATGACCGAAAACGTCATCAACAACTTCGTTGCCAAAAATGCCGTTGCCGAAATCACCGCAGCAGACATCAAGAAACTGGGCATCAAATCCAGCAACTACTACAAGAACCTCTGGCAGGGCGGCCTCTACAAAGGCAAGGTCTTCGGGATTCCCTTCAGCCAGGTGTCCGTGGTGATGTTCTACAACCAGAACCTGCTGGACAAATACGGCATCAAAAAGATCCCCAAAACCATGAAAGAGTTCCTGGCCGCAGCCCAGAAATGCACCGTGGACCAGGGCGGCAAGCACCCCGGAGAAGCCGGATTCGATCAGGCCAAACTGGCCACCTACGGCTGGGGTGTGTCCCACAACGCAGCAGGAGCCCTCTTCACCGCTTATGGTGCGATCCGCAGCTTCGGTGCCAACACCGTGGACAAGGACTTCAACCCCGACTTCAACAGCCCTGAAGCCGTGAAAGCCATCCAGACCTACGTGGATTTCGTCAACAAGAGCCAGGTTTCCCCCGCCAAACTCACCGACGACACCGCCATTGCAGACTTCCGTGGAGGCAAGAGCTGCTTCAACACCAACGGGGCCTGGATGTACAACTTCTACAGTGACGCCAAGAACATCAAACTGGGCGTGGCCTTCCCACCCGCACTGGGCAGCAAACCCGCCGCCTGGGGCGCACACACCCACCTGGTGCTGCCCCGCCAGAAAGACAGCTACGATGCCAACAAGCGTCAGGCGGCCCTGGAATTCATCCGCTTCATGACCGAAAAAGAGCAGATGCTGGCCTTCACCGAATCTGGAGCGCTCCCCACCCAGCCTGCCGTGGCCAACGATCCCCGTTACGCCAAGAACCCTTTTGCCCCCATCAAGAACAACCTGAAAAACATCTACATCCCCACCGGCTGGCCCTGGGTGGACCAGGTGCAGAACGCCATGTTCCTGGCCGTCGAAAACGCCATCCTGGGCAAGAAATCCGTGCAGGACGCCCTCAATGACGGTGTGAAAGAAGCACAGAAGAACGTGGACGAAGCCCGCCAGAGTCTGGGCCTCTAA
- a CDS encoding LacI family DNA-binding transcriptional regulator, with translation MSTQPHKPAVITDVAKRAGVSHQTVSRVLNKHPSVSEHTRKKVLEAIQELDYRPNLTARSLVTRKTSTIGVVSCGSSQYGPSQMVYGIELAARDANYHVIITNITELTREQISDAIDHLMNQQVEGIILITPLIIKLGDIKDLLPSVPYVLIDAPWGIDLPTVMIDQVSGARKITRHVLDRGHQKIAFLSGPLHWSDARGRLEGFQQEMQHDGLVADLIVEADWSAEGGFLATQKLLKKNFDFTAMIAANDQMALGAIRAFKDAGLRVPEDISIVGFDDIPEAAFFDPPLTTIKQNFGLLGKRGVTHLLERLSDPHTDVSQSVIQTQLVPRHSVKDLTAVGKERTKS, from the coding sequence ATGAGCACCCAACCTCACAAACCTGCTGTCATCACCGATGTGGCAAAACGCGCTGGCGTGTCCCACCAGACCGTCTCCAGGGTCCTCAACAAACACCCCAGCGTTTCCGAACACACCCGCAAAAAAGTGCTGGAAGCCATTCAGGAACTTGATTACCGCCCCAACCTCACCGCCCGCAGCCTGGTCACCCGCAAGACCTCCACCATCGGGGTGGTCAGTTGTGGGTCATCACAATACGGCCCCTCCCAGATGGTTTACGGCATCGAACTTGCAGCGCGGGATGCCAATTACCATGTGATCATCACCAACATCACCGAGCTGACCCGCGAGCAGATCAGCGACGCCATTGACCACCTGATGAACCAGCAGGTGGAAGGCATCATCCTGATCACCCCCCTGATCATCAAACTGGGAGACATCAAGGACTTGCTGCCCAGCGTGCCTTACGTGCTGATCGACGCACCCTGGGGCATTGATTTGCCCACCGTGATGATCGATCAGGTCTCGGGTGCCCGCAAAATCACCCGCCACGTGCTGGACCGGGGCCACCAGAAAATTGCTTTCCTTTCTGGGCCACTGCACTGGAGCGACGCCAGAGGCCGTCTGGAAGGCTTCCAGCAGGAAATGCAGCACGATGGTCTCGTGGCCGATCTGATTGTGGAAGCCGACTGGAGCGCCGAAGGGGGCTTCCTGGCCACCCAGAAACTTTTAAAGAAAAACTTTGATTTCACCGCCATGATTGCCGCCAACGACCAGATGGCCCTCGGAGCCATTCGTGCTTTCAAAGACGCGGGTTTGAGGGTTCCCGAGGACATCTCCATTGTGGGCTTTGACGACATCCCCGAAGCGGCTTTCTTTGACCCGCCGCTGACCACCATCAAGCAGAATTTTGGCCTGCTGGGCAAACGGGGCGTGACCCACCTGCTGGAACGCCTCTCCGACCCCCACACCGACGTGAGCCAGAGCGTGATCCAGACACAACTGGTGCCCCGTCACAGCGTGAAAGATTTGACTGCTGTCGGAAAAGAACGCACCAAATCCTGA
- a CDS encoding serine hydrolase domain-containing protein, with product MPDHSHSLRLLEDFRNREGLPGVSIAVLRNGVPEVVAAVGTAGRAGSQPLTPDAVFPIYSVTKTLIAVAVLLLRREHAFELEDPIQQHLPGLPFSEPLTLRQLLTHTSGLPDYGPTQAYKAALQKHPAQPWTAEAYLDVATQQGLQPQGQFSYSNIGYLLLKMLLKHLTGETLKDLLHRLLFAPLKLQHTRVIETQADLLHLTPGFSKVWGQEWQDVRSMYHPGWVAHGLVASTASELALLLDSLFTPGILKPQEMGELMEGVVVADHHPIFTVPGYGLGLMLDALNHEFMGHGGGGPGYSIGALHCPDRYGDSITCVAMVNQDGGWGLDLAHQGILHLE from the coding sequence ATGCCTGACCACAGCCATTCCCTGCGCCTGCTGGAGGATTTTCGCAACAGAGAAGGTCTCCCCGGGGTTTCAATTGCTGTGCTGCGCAATGGTGTGCCAGAAGTGGTTGCTGCTGTGGGCACTGCAGGTCGTGCTGGAAGCCAGCCCCTGACCCCAGATGCTGTTTTTCCCATTTACAGCGTCACCAAAACCCTGATTGCGGTTGCTGTTCTGCTGCTCAGAAGAGAACATGCCTTTGAGCTGGAAGACCCCATCCAACAGCACCTTCCTGGTCTCCCCTTCTCTGAACCCCTCACCCTGCGCCAGTTGCTGACCCACACCAGTGGCCTGCCAGATTATGGCCCCACCCAGGCCTACAAAGCAGCCCTTCAAAAGCACCCAGCTCAGCCCTGGACTGCTGAAGCATATTTAGACGTGGCCACTCAACAGGGTTTGCAGCCTCAGGGCCAGTTTTCATACTCCAACATCGGGTACCTGCTGCTCAAAATGCTGCTAAAGCACCTGACCGGAGAAACCCTCAAAGATCTGCTGCACAGGCTTTTGTTTGCACCCCTGAAGTTGCAGCACACCCGGGTGATTGAAACGCAGGCAGATTTGCTGCACCTCACACCGGGGTTCAGCAAAGTCTGGGGTCAGGAGTGGCAGGATGTGCGCTCCATGTACCATCCTGGCTGGGTGGCCCATGGTCTGGTGGCTTCCACGGCATCAGAATTGGCCCTTTTGCTGGACAGCCTTTTCACCCCTGGAATCCTGAAACCCCAGGAAATGGGTGAACTGATGGAAGGTGTTGTTGTGGCAGACCACCACCCGATCTTCACGGTGCCAGGTTATGGCCTGGGCCTGATGCTGGACGCTTTGAACCATGAATTCATGGGGCATGGGGGGGGCGGACCGGGGTACTCCATTGGTGCCCTGCACTGCCCGGACCGGTATGGAGACAGCATCACCTGCGTGGCAATGGTCAATCAGGATGGTGGATGGGGGCTGGATCTGGCCCACCAGGGGATTTTGCATCTGGAGTGA
- a CDS encoding tetratricopeptide repeat protein, which produces MSKPLFKVLSVSFLFVLSTALATKQDCYDAFDADDFATAAVECAAPAKAGDAYSQFAMGYMTDSGQGFKENNDYAMTWYALAAEQGQADAMNNLGDMYYQADGVKKDTAEAFFWYSEAAKRGQKFGQAALGIMYYRGDGVAQSGKNAAYWFKLAADQGVAYAQYYLGTMYRDGAGVAVDLDLAFAYLQESAKNGYEDAKKALINW; this is translated from the coding sequence ATGTCAAAACCCCTGTTCAAAGTGCTGTCTGTTTCATTTTTGTTCGTCCTCTCCACTGCCCTGGCCACCAAACAGGACTGCTACGATGCCTTCGATGCGGATGATTTCGCCACTGCTGCTGTGGAATGCGCCGCACCGGCCAAAGCCGGGGACGCCTACTCCCAGTTCGCCATGGGATACATGACCGATTCCGGTCAGGGCTTCAAGGAAAACAACGATTACGCCATGACCTGGTATGCGCTGGCTGCAGAGCAGGGACAGGCCGATGCCATGAACAACCTCGGAGACATGTATTACCAGGCAGATGGTGTGAAAAAAGACACGGCCGAGGCTTTCTTCTGGTACAGCGAGGCTGCCAAACGGGGCCAGAAGTTCGGCCAGGCTGCCCTGGGCATCATGTACTACCGTGGCGATGGGGTGGCCCAGAGCGGCAAAAATGCTGCTTACTGGTTCAAGCTGGCCGCAGATCAGGGTGTGGCTTACGCCCAGTACTACCTGGGCACCATGTACCGCGATGGTGCGGGGGTTGCTGTTGACCTGGACCTGGCTTTTGCCTACCTGCAGGAATCGGCCAAAAATGGCTATGAAGATGCCAAAAAAGCCCTGATCAACTGGTAA